From Ursus arctos isolate Adak ecotype North America unplaced genomic scaffold, UrsArc2.0 scaffold_11, whole genome shotgun sequence, the proteins below share one genomic window:
- the CASP6 gene encoding caspase-6 isoform X1 — MSCGTGLRGARRAGEEQNVTETDAFHKSEMFDPAEKYKMDHRRRGTALIFNHERFFWHLMLPERRGTGADRDNLTRRFLELGFEVKCFNDLKAEELLLRIHEASISSHTDADCFLCVFLSHGEGNHIYAYDAKIEIQTLTGLFKGDKCQSLVGKPKIFIIQACRGDQHDVPVLPLDAVDHGAGQPEANVTQVDAASVHTLPAGADFLMCYSVAEGYYSHRETVNGSWYIQDLCEMLGKFGSSLEFTELLTLVNRKVSQRRVDFCKDPSAIGKKQVPCFASMLTKKLHFFPKSK; from the exons gtgagGAACAAAATGTGACAGAAACAGACGCCTTCCATAAGAG TGAAATGTTTGATCCGGcagaaaagtacaaaatggaCCACAGGAGGAGAGGAACTGCTTTAATCTTCAATCACGAGCGGTTTTTCTGGCATTTAATGCTGCCGGAAAGGCGGGGCACCGGCGCCGACAGAGACAATCTCACGCGCAG GTTTTTAGAACTAGGATTTGAAGTGAAATGCTTTAATGATCTTAAAGCAGAAGAACTACTGCTCAGAATTCATGAGG CGTCAATCTCTAGCCACACAGACGCGGATTGCTTTTTATGTGTTTTCCTGAGTCACGGCGAAGGCAATCACATTTACGCGTACGATGCCAAAATTGAAATTCAGACACTGACTGGCTTGTTCAAAGGAGACAAATGTCAGAGCCTAGTTGGAAAACCCAAGATATTTATCATTCAG GCGTGTCGGGGGGACCAGCACGACGTGCCGGTGCTGCCGCTGGACGCCGTGGATCACGGGGCGGGGCAGCCGGAGGCCAACGTCACCCAGGTGGACGCGGCGTCGGTGCACACGCTGCCGGCCGGCGCCGACTTCCTCATGTGCTACTCCGTTGCGGAAG GTTATTATTCTCATCGGGAAACTGTGAATGGCTCATGGTACATTCAAGATTTGTGTGAGATGCTGGGAAAATTCGGCTCCTCCTTAGAGTTCACAGAACTCCTCACCCTGGTGAACAGGAAAGTTTCTCAGCGCCGAGTGGACTTTTGCAAAGACCCAAGTGCAATTggaaagaagcaggttccctgctttGCCTCAATGCTAACTAAAAAGCTGCATTTTTTCCCAAAATCTAAATGA
- the CASP6 gene encoding caspase-6 isoform X3, which translates to MDHRRRGTALIFNHERFFWHLMLPERRGTGADRDNLTRRFLELGFEVKCFNDLKAEELLLRIHEASISSHTDADCFLCVFLSHGEGNHIYAYDAKIEIQTLTGLFKGDKCQSLVGKPKIFIIQACRGDQHDVPVLPLDAVDHGAGQPEANVTQVDAASVHTLPAGADFLMCYSVAEGYYSHRETVNGSWYIQDLCEMLGKFGSSLEFTELLTLVNRKVSQRRVDFCKDPSAIGKKQVPCFASMLTKKLHFFPKSK; encoded by the exons atggaCCACAGGAGGAGAGGAACTGCTTTAATCTTCAATCACGAGCGGTTTTTCTGGCATTTAATGCTGCCGGAAAGGCGGGGCACCGGCGCCGACAGAGACAATCTCACGCGCAG GTTTTTAGAACTAGGATTTGAAGTGAAATGCTTTAATGATCTTAAAGCAGAAGAACTACTGCTCAGAATTCATGAGG CGTCAATCTCTAGCCACACAGACGCGGATTGCTTTTTATGTGTTTTCCTGAGTCACGGCGAAGGCAATCACATTTACGCGTACGATGCCAAAATTGAAATTCAGACACTGACTGGCTTGTTCAAAGGAGACAAATGTCAGAGCCTAGTTGGAAAACCCAAGATATTTATCATTCAG GCGTGTCGGGGGGACCAGCACGACGTGCCGGTGCTGCCGCTGGACGCCGTGGATCACGGGGCGGGGCAGCCGGAGGCCAACGTCACCCAGGTGGACGCGGCGTCGGTGCACACGCTGCCGGCCGGCGCCGACTTCCTCATGTGCTACTCCGTTGCGGAAG GTTATTATTCTCATCGGGAAACTGTGAATGGCTCATGGTACATTCAAGATTTGTGTGAGATGCTGGGAAAATTCGGCTCCTCCTTAGAGTTCACAGAACTCCTCACCCTGGTGAACAGGAAAGTTTCTCAGCGCCGAGTGGACTTTTGCAAAGACCCAAGTGCAATTggaaagaagcaggttccctgctttGCCTCAATGCTAACTAAAAAGCTGCATTTTTTCCCAAAATCTAAATGA
- the CASP6 gene encoding caspase-6 isoform X2, with amino-acid sequence MFDPAEKYKMDHRRRGTALIFNHERFFWHLMLPERRGTGADRDNLTRRFLELGFEVKCFNDLKAEELLLRIHEASISSHTDADCFLCVFLSHGEGNHIYAYDAKIEIQTLTGLFKGDKCQSLVGKPKIFIIQACRGDQHDVPVLPLDAVDHGAGQPEANVTQVDAASVHTLPAGADFLMCYSVAEGYYSHRETVNGSWYIQDLCEMLGKFGSSLEFTELLTLVNRKVSQRRVDFCKDPSAIGKKQVPCFASMLTKKLHFFPKSK; translated from the exons ATGTTTGATCCGGcagaaaagtacaaaatggaCCACAGGAGGAGAGGAACTGCTTTAATCTTCAATCACGAGCGGTTTTTCTGGCATTTAATGCTGCCGGAAAGGCGGGGCACCGGCGCCGACAGAGACAATCTCACGCGCAG GTTTTTAGAACTAGGATTTGAAGTGAAATGCTTTAATGATCTTAAAGCAGAAGAACTACTGCTCAGAATTCATGAGG CGTCAATCTCTAGCCACACAGACGCGGATTGCTTTTTATGTGTTTTCCTGAGTCACGGCGAAGGCAATCACATTTACGCGTACGATGCCAAAATTGAAATTCAGACACTGACTGGCTTGTTCAAAGGAGACAAATGTCAGAGCCTAGTTGGAAAACCCAAGATATTTATCATTCAG GCGTGTCGGGGGGACCAGCACGACGTGCCGGTGCTGCCGCTGGACGCCGTGGATCACGGGGCGGGGCAGCCGGAGGCCAACGTCACCCAGGTGGACGCGGCGTCGGTGCACACGCTGCCGGCCGGCGCCGACTTCCTCATGTGCTACTCCGTTGCGGAAG GTTATTATTCTCATCGGGAAACTGTGAATGGCTCATGGTACATTCAAGATTTGTGTGAGATGCTGGGAAAATTCGGCTCCTCCTTAGAGTTCACAGAACTCCTCACCCTGGTGAACAGGAAAGTTTCTCAGCGCCGAGTGGACTTTTGCAAAGACCCAAGTGCAATTggaaagaagcaggttccctgctttGCCTCAATGCTAACTAAAAAGCTGCATTTTTTCCCAAAATCTAAATGA